A region of the Halalkalibaculum roseum genome:
TGGAACTCCTTTCAGACTTCGGGCTGCCGGTCTGCGATCATTATGTACTTTGTAATAATATCGAAGAGGTTTTGGATATTATCGATCAGTGGCGGGAACTGCGTCATGAACTTCCTTATGAAACTGACGGGGTAGTGGTTAAGATTAACGCTCATCACTTGCGAGAAGAACTCGGCTCTACCTCTAAAGCACCCCGATGGGCGATAGCCTATAAGTTTGCTGCCGAACAGGCAACGACGACCATCGATGATATCAGCCTGCAGGTGGGAAGGTTGGGGAAAATAACACCTGTTGCAGAACTGGAGCCTGTTGAACTCGCGGGTACAACCGTGAAACGAGCCTCCCTCCATAACGAGGATGAGATTCACAGGAAAGATATACGAATCGGGGATCAGGTAATCATTGAAAAAGCAGGTGAAATTATTCCACAGGTAGTTCGTGTGGTTAATCCGGACCGTCCTGACCGAAGTCCAAAATTTGAAATGCCCACTTCATGCCCGGCTTGCGGGGAGGAACTGGTAAAACTGGGAGATGAAGTGGCGTGGCGTTGCATAAACCACGAATGTCCGCCGCAGATCAGGATTCGCATTGAACACTTTGCCTCACGCGATGCCATGGATATCGAGGGACTTGGAGAAGCTGTCGTAGACCAGCTGGTTTCTGAGAATCTCATCAAAACCTATGCGGATTTATATGATCTGACCAAAGAACAGCTAATTCCACTTGAGAGGATGGGTGAGAAAAGTGCTCAAAATCTCATCGATGCCATTGAGCAGAGCAAAAAACAATCGCTGGACCGCGTAATCTATGCATTAGGCATTCGTTTCGTGGGTAAAACCGTAGCACGCGATTTGGCGGGAGCTTTCGGGAATATGGATAAACTGGTATCGGCATCCGAGGAAGATCTTACCTCAATTGACTCCATTGGTCCCAAAATAGCCCAGTCGGTAGCCGCTTTTTTCAGCAAAAACCATAATATCCATATCATAGAAACACTTCGTGACCATGGATTGAATTTTGAAATGGAACAACAGGAAGGAGCATCCTCCCTGCTGGAGGGTAAGAAATTCGTGCTCACCGGCAGTCTGCCCACTTTTACCCGAAAAGAGGCTACCGAATTGATCCGCAAACACGGGGGTGACACCACATCCTCAGTCAGCAGCAAAACTGATTACCTCCTGGCAGGCGAATCAGCGGGCAGCAAATACGATAAAGCCGTAGAACTCGGAATTCCCATACTTGATGAGGATAGCTTCCTAGAAATGATCGGTGAGGCATAAAAATAGGGTAATCGTCGAAAATAAACGTATCTTTGCAATATATACTGCTCAAAAAGGTTAAAGTGATCGCAAGTTACTTCAATAGTATTTATTTGGTAAAACCAATGTACGTTGGTATCATTTCCTAACTTCAAAGCGTTAGATATTGAAAACTATTGGTGAATCCGTTCTCAGGTTCCTGAAAGGCATTTGAGAAGAGTATCAAAATCATGAGTATTCTTGAAAAATTGGGCTTGGCCCGTAAAAAGAACCCCGGCGCACCTATCATCGGGGAGAAGAAAAAAAAGCAAGAAGAGTCATCTACGCTGCAGCAGAACATATATATAAGAATTGCCATCATATTCGGCTTCTTTCTGCTTCTTGTGTTTTCCGTTCCTCAGGCTTCGTTTAAAGAACCCAGTAACTACGAACTGAAAGAGCCCTGGCGAGCCGATGATCTCACTGCTCCATTCAACTTCCCCATTCAGAAGACTAAGGAACAGATTGAAAGTGAGAAAGATGCGATTCGAAACTCCATACCGCCCATATTTCATGAAGAACCGAATGCCGATATCAGTATTAAGACCCGTATAGACTCACTTTTCAGCAACCTTCAATCGGTGATGAGAGTATATGAAGAGTGGCAGCTTTCTGAGCAATCAAATGGCAATCCGACACAGGACAGCCTTGAATTTATTCAGGCTAAAAGGACTTCGGACCTGAATCTCTCGGAATCATCCTGGCAGGCACTTCAGGAGAACTACAGGCTTACAGAAATTGAGAATAGTACCGTAGCAACAAAAACGGCTCCGGGCAATCGGTTTATAGCAGATAATCTCAAAGGATCCATTACAAATATCTCATCCGAACTCCTTGACGATGGAATCATTGATAGGAATAAGCAAGAGCTTTCCTATGATCAGATTACGGTTAGAAATCTCAGAGACCGAACCGAACGCACTCAAAATTTGGCCAACGTACGCGATATGCAGCAAGCCCGTGATTATGCTACATACCAGCTTACACAGCGATACCGGGAAAATATCGCCGGTGCCGGTTTTGAGATCTTCAATCAGGTTATTGAACCAAATCTGACTTATAGTGCAAATGATACCGAGTCAAGAATTCAGGAGGCCATTTCCGATATCTCCAAAACAAAAGGTATCGTCGCCCAGGGTCAGGTCATTATCAGAAGAGGCGACATTGTCACGCAGGAGAAATTGAATATGCTGAAAAGTCTGGCCGAGGCCAGGTCTCAAAATGCCAGTGATCTTGAACGCTGGCTTCGTTATGGTGGAGATGTCTTGGCAATTATTGCCATACTCAGCATTTTCTTCTTCTATCTCTACCTCTACCGAAAGTCTATTTTTGAGGATAATGCGATGTTGCTGCTGGTGATCATTGCCATGAGTCTGATTTGTGTAGGCAGTGCCGTTGTTTACGAGCTCGAAAATATTTCGCCCTATATCGTACCGGTAGCGATCACCCCGATTATTCTTACCATTATATTTGACTCGCGGGTAGGACTACTGTCTACTTTCACCCTTGCCCTGCTCACCGGTCTCATAAACGGCAATAACTACGAATATGTCGTTGCCACCACTGTTGCATGTAGCCTGGGTCTTTTCTCAGTACGGGATATCAAAAAGCGCTCGCAATTTTTCTTTACTACCCCGGGTATTGTTTTTGCCTGTTACGCACTGGTCATTCTCAGCTTCAATATGACTGCCTACCAGGCCGGTGAGGAATTGCTAAGCGATCTCTTTTATGTGGCTATCAACGCCATCTTTATACTGTTCACCTATCCCCTCATTCTACTTTTTGAGAAGTCATTTAATGTCACTACCGACTTCACCCTGATTGAGTTAAGTGATAATAATCTGCCTCTTCTAAAACAGCTGATGAATCGTGCACCGGGTACATTTCATCATAGCCTGCAGGTAGCGAACATGGCAGAAGCTGCAGCAAGTGCCATCGGGGCAAACGGACTGCTGGCAAGGGTTGGAGCATTGTACCATGATGTAGGCAAAATGGAGAAACCGGGTTATTTTACGGAGAACCAGACCGGATCCAACGAACATGAGAAGCTAAAGCCGCGAATGAGTGCCCTGGTAATCAAGGCCCATGTAAGCAATGGAGTTAAGATGGCCAAGGAGCACGGACTGCCGGAAGTGATTATTGATTTTGTAAAAACACATCACGGTACCTCACTTATTAAATATTTTTTCGTCAAGGCAAAAGAAAATGCTGATGAGGAAAAAGATGAGATCCAGGAAGAAGATTTCAGATATGACGGTCCTCTGCCCAGAACCAAGGAGACCGGCATCCTGCTCCTGGCCGACGGCGTAGAAGCTGCTTCCCGCGCCATGAAAGATCCTAACTACCAAAAGCTGGAAAACCTCATAAACAAGATGGTTGACAACAGGGTATACGAAGGCCAGCTCAGTAAAACCCCACTCACTTTCCAGGATTTGCGGGTCATAAAGGAGACATTCCTAAATATTTTGGTTGGAATCTATCACAGCCGCGTAGAGTATCCTGACAAAGATCAAGGTCAGAACGGCAAAGAGAAAAAAGAAGAGACGGCCCAGGATTCGAATAAAAATTTCGAGGTTAAAAAAGAAGACTCTACCGAAGGACCGCCAACAGTGGATGAGTATCAAAACACCTAGTACACCATAATCAATGCATTTTGAGCAGGAACTAAAACGTTATCTTCAGTTTGTCAAACTTGAAAAAGGTCTCTCTCAAAACTCCATCGTTTCTTACAAAAATGACCTGCGCCGCTACCTGAAATTTCTTGCCCGCGATTTGCAGCTTAAAGATCTGGGTGGTGTCACACTGCAACATATAGAACAGTATCTGGAAGAATTGAGTGAAATGGATCTTTCAGTCAGCTCGGTTGCACGTAATATTTCCAGTATTCGCAGCTTTCATGAATTTGCCGTTGTTGAAAAACTGGCCGAAGCAAACCCGGCCGAGCTCATTGAACTCCCAAAGAAAGCACAGAAGCTTCCCGAAGTGCTAAATCCTACTGAAGTTTCTGCCATCCTGGATATCCCCAACCGGGAGACCGATGCCGGCATACGTAATGCTGCCATACTCGAAACGCTCTATGCTACCGGCATGCGCGTCAGCGAACTGGTGAATCTGGAGCTGGATAACCTGATCTTTGAGATTGGCTTTATCCGAGTAATCGGTAAAGGAAACAAGGAGAGGCTGGTTCCTGTGGGTGAACTGGCTCAGTCGGCACTCGAACACTACATTGAAGTGGTTCGCCCAAAATTCCAAAGTGACAAAAATCCCCAGAAAGCCAAGAATAAAATCTTTCTCAGCCAACGGGGAAATCCCCTGTCACGTATGAGCATCTGGAACATCGTAAATGATGCCGCAGAGCGCGCCGGTATTGAGAAAAATGTATATCCCCACATTTTCAGGCACTCCTTTGCCACTCACCTGTTGGAAGGCGGCGCTGACCTGCGGGCGGTACA
Encoded here:
- the xerD gene encoding site-specific tyrosine recombinase XerD codes for the protein MHFEQELKRYLQFVKLEKGLSQNSIVSYKNDLRRYLKFLARDLQLKDLGGVTLQHIEQYLEELSEMDLSVSSVARNISSIRSFHEFAVVEKLAEANPAELIELPKKAQKLPEVLNPTEVSAILDIPNRETDAGIRNAAILETLYATGMRVSELVNLELDNLIFEIGFIRVIGKGNKERLVPVGELAQSALEHYIEVVRPKFQSDKNPQKAKNKIFLSQRGNPLSRMSIWNIVNDAAERAGIEKNVYPHIFRHSFATHLLEGGADLRAVQEMLGHSSIITTEIYTHVDRSLLHQVHKEFHPRA
- a CDS encoding HD family phosphohydrolase, with the protein product MSILEKLGLARKKNPGAPIIGEKKKKQEESSTLQQNIYIRIAIIFGFFLLLVFSVPQASFKEPSNYELKEPWRADDLTAPFNFPIQKTKEQIESEKDAIRNSIPPIFHEEPNADISIKTRIDSLFSNLQSVMRVYEEWQLSEQSNGNPTQDSLEFIQAKRTSDLNLSESSWQALQENYRLTEIENSTVATKTAPGNRFIADNLKGSITNISSELLDDGIIDRNKQELSYDQITVRNLRDRTERTQNLANVRDMQQARDYATYQLTQRYRENIAGAGFEIFNQVIEPNLTYSANDTESRIQEAISDISKTKGIVAQGQVIIRRGDIVTQEKLNMLKSLAEARSQNASDLERWLRYGGDVLAIIAILSIFFFYLYLYRKSIFEDNAMLLLVIIAMSLICVGSAVVYELENISPYIVPVAITPIILTIIFDSRVGLLSTFTLALLTGLINGNNYEYVVATTVACSLGLFSVRDIKKRSQFFFTTPGIVFACYALVILSFNMTAYQAGEELLSDLFYVAINAIFILFTYPLILLFEKSFNVTTDFTLIELSDNNLPLLKQLMNRAPGTFHHSLQVANMAEAAASAIGANGLLARVGALYHDVGKMEKPGYFTENQTGSNEHEKLKPRMSALVIKAHVSNGVKMAKEHGLPEVIIDFVKTHHGTSLIKYFFVKAKENADEEKDEIQEEDFRYDGPLPRTKETGILLLADGVEAASRAMKDPNYQKLENLINKMVDNRVYEGQLSKTPLTFQDLRVIKETFLNILVGIYHSRVEYPDKDQGQNGKEKKEETAQDSNKNFEVKKEDSTEGPPTVDEYQNT
- the ligA gene encoding NAD-dependent DNA ligase LigA, giving the protein MTTDDVKQRVHELRELLNRANEAYYQEAQPFISDKEFDEYLKELEQLENEYGLDDPKSPTKRVGGEPSSDFETVEHPVPLLSLDNTYNEEELKDFDRRVKKILDHSNFQYLAELKFDGASIRLRYEKGELALAATRGDGERGDDITRNVKTIKDIPLRLNGNYPEVVEVRGEAYMEREAFVRMNEYREEQGLSTFANPRNSTAGSLKMQDPREVARRPIRYFAFDLLFDSYEIDLTQSKKMELLSDFGLPVCDHYVLCNNIEEVLDIIDQWRELRHELPYETDGVVVKINAHHLREELGSTSKAPRWAIAYKFAAEQATTTIDDISLQVGRLGKITPVAELEPVELAGTTVKRASLHNEDEIHRKDIRIGDQVIIEKAGEIIPQVVRVVNPDRPDRSPKFEMPTSCPACGEELVKLGDEVAWRCINHECPPQIRIRIEHFASRDAMDIEGLGEAVVDQLVSENLIKTYADLYDLTKEQLIPLERMGEKSAQNLIDAIEQSKKQSLDRVIYALGIRFVGKTVARDLAGAFGNMDKLVSASEEDLTSIDSIGPKIAQSVAAFFSKNHNIHIIETLRDHGLNFEMEQQEGASSLLEGKKFVLTGSLPTFTRKEATELIRKHGGDTTSSVSSKTDYLLAGESAGSKYDKAVELGIPILDEDSFLEMIGEA